ATTTCAGGAAACGGGATCGAGCCATCCAGCGCGGCCTTTGCCAGTACGGCAATCTCGTTCGCATTCATGTCCGACCTCTCACGTGAAGTGATAACTTTGATATGCCGCCTGACAATGTTCGGGCCAATCCGCATAAAAACTGGGCCTGCCATTTCCTTCCGCGTAACTATCCCCTCCCCCGCCTAACGCGGGAATCAAGCTGCGCCGCCTTTATGTACTTCATAGCGCAACTCAGCCATACCAGCACCGATCTGCCGAACCGATACTAAGCGCAGATGTGGGCTGAACACCCTGCGAGGGAAGAGCGGCTTCCCCTTGCCGAGCGTGACTGAGCCAATCTGGATGATCAACTCGTCCAACAGGCCGGCATCGTAGAATTGACCGACGAGATCGCCGCCTCCGACGATCCAAATATTTTTGCCGCCAGCGGCAGCTCGCATGTCAGCATGGATTGGGCGCACATCGCCACTGACGAAGCGGATATCTTTGCCGCCAACTAGTGGAAGCGTGCGGCGGGAGAATATCCAGACCGGCTGTGTATAGGGCCACGGCGAACCAGTCTCAGCCGCAACCTTTTCTGTGTTGCGCAGCATCCAGTCGTAGGTCGCCGACCCCATAGCCAACGCACCAACTTCCGATATGAATGCCGGATAGCTGGAATCATTCAGATCACCGAGAGGGAACAGCCACTCCAGCGAGTCGTCTTCGGTGGCGATGAATCCGTCAAGACTAGTGGCGGTGTAGTACTGAGTTTTCATGATGTGAGTTTCGGCACGTCATGAGATCTGATCACCGTGATTCCCTCAACCAAGAAGGTGATGGCTCCTGCCCCTCGCTCGCCAACGCCAGAAATGTAGAATGTCCCCGTTTTTTCCGCCAGTGTGCGGAGGCCAACACTGCCACCCGAAGGAGAAATGAATAGTTCCTGGAACCTTTTTCTTGCCGTTAATTTCTCCCACCGGCAGAAATGAAGAATCTCGTGGTTGGTTTCCCCTTGATGGAGACGGTAGGCAACTCAGTTACCCAGTAAACCATGAAGCGCAGTATCGATTGCCAACAGGAGTTGGTAGGCATTGCGAGCCTCATCTTGTGCTGTTTGCGTTTCTCCAGTATCAAAGTGAGCTTTCTCATGGACAAGCTCTTTGCGAGCTATTCTGAATCGTGCAGCGGCTTCAAGAATGGAGTTGTCATCAATTCCAATAAGCCGGAGTTTCTCTTCGTAGGGCTTGAAGTCGACCTCTCTGAATTTCTCTTCGCCGTGATTACGAACAATCAGCAAATGCAGCAAGGCCTCTAGCCACATCCCGGTAAAGACAATGGCGACCATTGCCTGTTTGAAGCTCTTCTGGTTTGGATCGAATTGCAGGATCCAGCCTGGAGACCCATCTTCCTTTGGCCGGCGCCCAGACTCGACGAGCTCTTGCATCGCTTCAAAAGCTTCAATCGCTATCGCCCTATAGGTCGAGACGTTCGTGAAAATGAGTTCTGCCATAGAGTTGCTGTAATGTACTGCCGGTCAGCGGCGAGCGGTATTCATGATCACTTCAGGCCGAGCACACTTTTTGCCGCCGCTCGTCGGCCGCAGCAGCCTGTTAGGCGGCAGTATTCGGCTATCGCTGTATCGCCTGCCAGTAGCTCGTTGCGCGCCGGACATTATGGCCGCGCTGGTCGAGGACGCGAAACAACTCCAAAACGATGTCCTTGGCCTGTTGCCGAAGCCTTTGCGCTTCTGCCAGCGAACGACCGCTTCGATTGATAACACCGTGTGAAATGTCGTTGCGGAAGCGATGTAGTGGCGCGAATCCTGGAAAGCGCCGTCGCACCTTGCGATCTACTTCCTGCTTCCGGGCGGCACCCAGATCATCCGCCCGGACAGGTGAGATGAAGTCGTTGTAGAACCACGCCAATTTGTCTCCGAGTCCTGGATGCTTCCGGTGACCCATGAACTGCCTCACGCGCCGCTTCAACTTCAGCACCCGTACGATGTGATTGAGGTTGGCCTCGACGTAGAAGCCCGCGAACAACACCACAATTGTGCAGTTGCAGACCTGGGTGTCGGGCCCCTCGTTGAGAGCCCGGCCAAGAGCCTGCCAACTGGTGGCAATTAGAATCGGAGCATGTCCGCCAGCTTCTGGCAATCCTCAACTCCCAATTAAGCACTGATGCCTAACGCCGTAGCAGAGATAACGGTGTCTGCCACCTTTGTTTTCTTTGTCGAATCGGTTCCTGCCGGAAATTCGTCTACCCCCTTTTCTTGCCCACCACGACAGCTATGCGATCAGATCGGCGGGGAAAGACCCGAGCAAGGTTCGGACACGCTTTACCGCTTCCGAATCGTGCACCAGGAGGTTACGAACAGCCGCTTCATACTGAGCACGATTCGCGAAATTAAGCGCCTTAGCAATGGCATCGAGCGCGGGTGATTCTCGAATTGGATACCTCTGCAAAACACCGACGAAGTCGGATGCGTTGACCAATGCCTCGATACGCGCTGCCTCATCTTTCGCATACTTCGCAAAATCGATTTCAGCGGTACGTTTGCCGCCCGCTGCCACCTCACCCTTTTTAGGTAGCAGCGAGAAGACCTGAGCCCGCGCCGATTTCTCAGCAATCCGTACACTGAGATGCTTGGCATTTTCACGGATCGCTTTGATGGCATCGTTATTTGCCTTCTCCAGTTTTTCCGTCAGATCGCCGCCTACTACCCCTGCCAGTTTCTCGCCTGCCAGCTTCTGCACTTCGGGGTGGTAGTAGATAGATTCAACCGAATATACGTTCAGTGGAATCACACCCTTGGCTTGCAAGTCCGCGATCCGCTCTGGTTCTGAAGTATCGTTGTCCACCAGCCCGAACGGTTTCACCCAGTGAAGCTCAGCCGTGCCTTTGATACCAACGACCGCATTCTCGACCTCACGACAGTTGGCCTTGGCCACGATTGACGCATTCGGAAACAGGAGACTGTACAGCGGCTTGTCAAGGCTGTGCTCGACGCCCTCAACAAACACGATCTTCCGACGCTCGCCCAAGATGGTTCTTTTCAGATCGTCATCAATCCCAGTGATGCTCTCCAGCAAATCGATATCGTAAGACGCGACCCCGTCGCCCTCGTAGACACAGGCACGCGTCAGCAGGACTTTCGATCCCGGATTGTCCACTGGAAGCAATGGCTCATGCGTAGACACGATGAAAGCACAATCTGGTCTTTCCTTGAGCAGAAGCGACAGAAGCGGGGATACGATCGAACGATGCAGGTGCCGCTCTGGCTCATCGATGAGGAGAAGCGTTCCTGCTGGCACGGTCAGTACGTTGGCGGCAATAAGAATCGCGTTGCGCTCTCCGTCGGAAAGCTTTGAGATGCTGTAGGACTTGCTGCCATTCCGAGTCGCCACGATCTCGTCGTTTGCCTCAACGGACACGACGACGTCGAGATTGGCCAGCCGTAGCAAGCGGTTCAGGGTCGCAAATACACCGTCTTTGGCAGACAGTATATTGACTTCGGCTGTTTTTTTGCGTCGACAGCCCGCGTAATCTCGCGGGCACGCACGTTCTCGTAGTTAACTAAGTCGTAGATCGCCATCTGAGCGCGCTGCTGCGAGTAGTCGTCCATCCAACGCGCGTTCGCCTGTCGATCAGAATGGAACATATTCTGTTCATAGTCTGCACGCTGTTTGCTGGTGAACTCGGGCGCTCCAGATCGAAACCAAGTTTGGCGGTGGGCCGTGATTCGCCGGGTCTTCCCGGTGCTAGCCGATGCGAAAGCCTGCATAAGGCTCGATTTGCCGGTGCCGTTTGCACCAAGGATGAAGAGCATCTGCCCAGCGTTTACCGTCAGTGCTAGAGCGCCTGTCGCCTTGCCGGTAGGGATTGATAACGAGAATGGCATGTTAGATATCCACGACCATATGGGTGTGCCCCTCGATGAAGCTTTCCTCGCCTAACAATGTTTAGGCCGATCCGCATAAGAGCCGAATCTGCCATTTTCTGTCCCTATAGCACTTCACTATTGACCTTGAACAATACGCCACGACCGCTCCCTTTTCAATGAAGTGCGAGTGTGCGCCCAGTTACTACGAAGTCCTATGCAGATCGACATAACCCTCTTTTTACATAGGCTCACAACCCATCGAGCGGATAACAAACGTTCGCTTGCTCACTTCATCGCGGGACTGCCTGGCTGACCCTCAATTGCGCGCGTCGAACATCCCCTTATTCCTCTTCTCCATCCCACCCCTTCTTTCTCTAGGGGCTGCCGGACTGTCCTTCCCTGCGCACATTGAGCGACCACCGTTTCACCGTGAGGGATCAGCGAGCAAGAAGGATGGTCTGGCGGCTCGCCCATCCCTCCAAACTCGCTCTTCACCTCTCCAGGGATGGGGGATGATTGATCTTCCACTGCGCGCGTCCAACGAGGGGAGTCCTCGACCGCGCGTTGCGCGAGCACAGAAGATCATCAGCCCCTATCCCCTCTCCTCCTCTGCTCCGGAAGCAAAGGATCAGCAGGGGTGTTATTCATACCATTGTTATCGTGGAGGTTCTGCGAACAAGAAGAATAGTCTGATGGGGAGAGTGAATCAGGTTCACCCTATTGATGCTGATCGACCCACTTCTTGGCTTTTCCAAGCGCGATCACATTCGCCTTACTTTCCGTATTGCTGACCTCATGCGACTCACCCTGGAGGGTCTTCATTGGCGCTCGGCCTCCCATTGAAAGCCAGGCGAGCGCCTTAGGCATCCATCGGTCATCTCCGAGATGTTGGGAGCAGGCCTTAATCTGATGATTTTTATACGTCACCCACTCAGCCACTTCCGCCCTCCTGTTCATCTTTTCCTATGGTGACGTTGAGGATAGCAGATACACACCAGGTATATCCTGCGCCTCAAACGTCCACTACCGCCTAGCGACTCCCCTTTGCCCTCCTGAGCCCACGCGTTGCGTGAGCACTACCCATGATCGTCCATCCAAGCTTGCTT
Above is a window of Nitrospira sp. DNA encoding:
- a CDS encoding ATP-binding cassette domain-containing protein, which produces MPFSLSIPTGKATGALALTVNAGQMLFILGANGTGKSSLMQAFASASTGKTRRITAHRQTWFRSGAPEFTSKQRADYEQNMFHSDRQANARWMDDYSQQRAQMAIYDLVNYENVRAREITRAVDAKKQPKSIYCLPKTVYLRP
- a CDS encoding AAA family ATPase, with the translated sequence MLRLANLDVVVSVEANDEIVATRNGSKSYSISKLSDGERNAILIAANVLTVPAGTLLLIDEPERHLHRSIVSPLLSLLLKERPDCAFIVSTHEPLLPVDNPGSKVLLTRACVYEGDGVASYDIDLLESITGIDDDLKRTILGERRKIVFVEGVEHSLDKPLYSLLFPNASIVAKANCREVENAVVGIKGTAELHWVKPFGLVDNDTSEPERIADLQAKGVIPLNVYSVESIYYHPEVQKLAGEKLAGVVGGDLTEKLEKANNDAIKAIRENAKHLSVRIAEKSARAQVFSLLPKKGEVAAGGKRTAEIDFAKYAKDEAARIEALVNASDFVGVLQRYPIRESPALDAIAKALNFANRAQYEAAVRNLLVHDSEAVKRVRTLLGSFPADLIA
- a CDS encoding dihydrofolate reductase family protein, yielding MKTQYYTATSLDGFIATEDDSLEWLFPLGDLNDSSYPAFISEVGALAMGSATYDWMLRNTEKVAAETGSPWPYTQPVWIFSRRTLPLVGGKDIRFVSGDVRPIHADMRAAAGGKNIWIVGGGDLVGQFYDAGLLDELIIQIGSVTLGKGKPLFPRRVFSPHLRLVSVRQIGAGMAELRYEVHKGGAA